The following proteins come from a genomic window of Blastococcus sp. HT6-30:
- a CDS encoding GAF domain-containing protein: MTDDAAALTAAVLAAASSGQLEATLHEIVAAAVRHVDATYGALGVLTPDGSGLDRFVTVGMDPEDHERIGRPPAGDGILGLLVAEPVPLRLADLGRHPAGHPPMRSFLGVPVRVRDSVFGNLYITEKRTGTAFTEADLEVAQGLAAVAGLAIENARLLEHAEQRRAWSQAGTEIATALLSGRPADEVLRAAAARVAELSGADAVGLLAPVPGDEDTFVVTAAVGPSAADTEGLLVPLGDTRLGASHRSGTPLLVDSAAFPPAEPANAKVIGQLTERYGPALFLPLGGPSPTSTLVALRIRGRPPFDPAVLDPAAAFATQATVAMELVRSQEREQRLQVQADRERIARDLHDHVVQRIFATALALDRIGRSLEESAPEAADRIAQRVDELDGTIARIRASIFELQVTQDSSAAAIRQRLAEVVRSVADGHGLRPDLRLRSEVEDLPADLAGDVTAVVRELVTNVVRHAGATRVTVEVTLTDAVCVIVTDDGCGLPAVTVRSGLTNLADRAERRGGRMTVTAGPSGTAIQWSVPLPA, translated from the coding sequence GTGACCGACGACGCCGCGGCGCTCACCGCTGCGGTGCTCGCGGCCGCGTCGAGCGGGCAGCTCGAGGCGACCCTCCACGAGATCGTCGCGGCGGCCGTCCGCCACGTGGACGCAACCTACGGGGCGCTCGGCGTGCTGACGCCCGACGGTTCCGGCCTGGATCGGTTCGTCACGGTGGGCATGGACCCCGAGGACCACGAACGGATCGGCCGCCCCCCGGCCGGTGACGGCATCCTCGGGCTGCTGGTCGCGGAGCCGGTTCCCTTGCGGCTGGCCGATCTGGGCCGGCACCCGGCCGGGCATCCGCCCATGCGGTCGTTCCTGGGTGTGCCGGTCCGGGTCCGCGACTCGGTGTTCGGCAACCTGTACATCACCGAGAAGCGCACCGGCACGGCATTCACCGAGGCCGACCTCGAGGTGGCCCAGGGGCTGGCCGCGGTCGCGGGGCTGGCCATCGAGAACGCCCGGCTGCTGGAGCACGCCGAGCAGCGCCGCGCGTGGTCCCAGGCGGGCACCGAGATCGCCACGGCGCTGCTCTCGGGGCGGCCGGCCGACGAGGTGCTGCGGGCCGCCGCCGCCCGCGTCGCCGAGCTGTCGGGCGCTGACGCCGTCGGGCTGCTGGCTCCGGTCCCCGGCGACGAGGACACCTTCGTGGTGACAGCGGCCGTCGGCCCGAGCGCCGCCGACACCGAGGGGCTGCTGGTCCCGCTGGGCGACACCCGGCTCGGGGCGTCGCACCGGTCGGGGACGCCGCTGCTGGTCGACAGCGCCGCCTTCCCGCCCGCCGAACCGGCGAACGCGAAGGTCATCGGCCAGCTCACCGAGCGATACGGCCCGGCGCTGTTCCTCCCCCTCGGCGGGCCCTCTCCGACCAGCACGCTGGTCGCACTGCGGATCAGAGGCCGGCCACCGTTCGACCCGGCGGTGCTGGACCCGGCGGCGGCCTTCGCCACCCAGGCCACCGTGGCGATGGAGCTGGTGCGCAGCCAGGAGCGGGAGCAGCGGCTGCAGGTGCAGGCCGACCGGGAGCGGATCGCCCGGGACCTGCACGATCACGTGGTCCAGCGGATCTTCGCCACCGCGCTGGCGCTGGACCGCATCGGCCGGTCCCTGGAGGAGTCGGCGCCCGAGGCCGCCGACCGCATCGCCCAGCGCGTCGACGAGCTCGACGGCACGATCGCCCGCATCCGCGCATCGATCTTCGAGCTGCAGGTGACGCAGGACTCCTCGGCGGCGGCGATCCGGCAACGGCTGGCCGAGGTCGTGCGGTCGGTCGCCGACGGGCACGGTCTGCGCCCGGACCTGCGCTTGCGCAGCGAGGTCGAGGACCTACCCGCGGACCTGGCCGGCGACGTGACGGCGGTCGTCCGGGAGCTGGTCACCAACGTCGTGCGGCACGCCGGCGCCACCCGAGTGACGGTGGAGGTCACGCTCACCGACGCGGTCTGCGTCATCGTCACCGATGACGGCTGCGGGTTGCCCGCCGTGACCGTGCGCAGCGGGCTCACGAACCTGGCCGACCGCGCCGAGCGCCGGGGCGGCCGGATGACGGTGACCGCGGGACCCTCCGGCACCGCGATCCAGTGGTCCGTGCCGCTGCCGGCCTGA
- a CDS encoding response regulator transcription factor has translation MEPSSSRVRVFLVDDHEVVRRGVAEVLEDDQGLTVVGEAGTVAEALARVPAVRPDVAVLDMRLPDGDGASLCRELRARVPGLRCLVLTSYADRSARDEAVRAGAAGFLLKQVRGPALVSAVRTVAAGGRLLADGPPPAARPGGDRLAALTDQERIVLRLIGEGLTNRQIGERMGLAEKTVKNYTSHLLAKLGLERRTQAAILATELRDSRLPGR, from the coding sequence GTGGAGCCGTCCTCGTCGCGTGTGCGGGTGTTCCTGGTCGACGACCACGAGGTGGTCCGCCGGGGCGTGGCCGAGGTGCTGGAGGACGACCAGGGCCTCACCGTCGTCGGGGAGGCCGGCACGGTCGCCGAGGCGCTGGCCCGGGTTCCGGCAGTGCGTCCCGACGTCGCCGTCCTCGACATGCGGCTGCCCGACGGCGACGGTGCCTCGCTCTGCCGGGAGCTGCGGGCCCGCGTCCCCGGCCTGCGGTGCCTGGTGCTCACCAGCTACGCCGACCGGAGTGCTCGCGACGAGGCCGTGCGGGCCGGAGCGGCCGGGTTCCTGCTCAAGCAGGTGCGCGGCCCCGCGCTGGTGTCGGCGGTGCGCACCGTGGCCGCGGGCGGCAGGCTCCTGGCCGACGGCCCGCCGCCCGCGGCCCGACCCGGCGGGGACCGGCTGGCCGCCCTCACCGACCAGGAGCGCATCGTGCTCCGGCTCATCGGGGAGGGGCTCACCAACCGGCAGATCGGCGAGCGCATGGGGCTGGCCGAGAAGACCGTCAAGAATTACACCAGCCACCTGCTGGCCAAGCTGGGCCTCGAGCGTCGCACGCAGGCGGCGATCCTCGCCACCGAGCTGCGCGACAGCCGCCTCCCGGGGCGCTGA
- a CDS encoding 3-oxoacyl-[acyl-carrier-protein] synthase III C-terminal domain-containing protein, translated as MSAAVLTGAGSALPTTLDQEAAWEGFFARHYEGVRAARRIFLGAGVRRRHAVANPMDEDLSGWGTGPRMARYIQEALPLGKQAVAGALDAAGLAPGDVGLFAVATCTGYATPGLDIRLASDLGMPAGLQRLLVGHMGCYAAIPGLAAVGDFVTARSRPAVLLCCELTSLHVQPAQADLEQVVAHALFSDAAAAVVVEPGAARGHRLAGIVARTDASTADHMTWDVTDLGFRMGLSPRVPDVLSRHVGDVVDELLAGAGLRVEDVAGWAVHPGGPRIIDVVRDELGLREEQVGASRRVLAEHGNCSSATVLLVLQELADVDGPIVAMAFGPGLTLYAALLLPA; from the coding sequence GTGAGCGCGGCGGTCCTCACCGGCGCCGGCTCGGCGCTGCCCACCACCCTCGACCAGGAGGCGGCCTGGGAGGGATTCTTCGCCCGGCACTACGAGGGCGTGCGCGCCGCCCGCCGGATCTTCCTCGGCGCGGGCGTCCGCCGGCGCCACGCGGTGGCCAACCCGATGGACGAGGACCTCAGCGGCTGGGGCACCGGACCGCGGATGGCCCGGTACATCCAGGAGGCGCTGCCGCTGGGCAAGCAGGCGGTCGCCGGCGCGCTGGACGCCGCCGGCCTGGCACCCGGCGACGTGGGGCTCTTCGCCGTCGCCACCTGCACCGGTTACGCCACGCCTGGGCTCGACATCCGGCTGGCCAGCGACCTCGGCATGCCGGCGGGGCTGCAGCGGCTGCTCGTCGGCCACATGGGCTGCTACGCGGCGATCCCGGGGCTGGCGGCCGTCGGCGACTTCGTCACCGCCCGGTCGCGGCCGGCGGTGCTGCTGTGCTGCGAGCTGACCAGCCTGCACGTGCAGCCGGCCCAGGCCGACCTCGAGCAGGTGGTCGCGCACGCGCTCTTCTCCGACGCCGCCGCGGCCGTCGTCGTCGAGCCCGGCGCCGCGCGCGGGCACCGGCTGGCCGGCATCGTCGCGCGCACCGATGCCTCCACCGCCGACCACATGACCTGGGACGTCACCGACCTCGGCTTCCGCATGGGGCTGTCCCCGCGGGTCCCCGACGTGCTGTCCCGGCACGTCGGCGACGTGGTCGACGAGCTGCTGGCCGGAGCCGGGCTCCGGGTCGAGGACGTCGCCGGCTGGGCCGTGCACCCCGGCGGCCCGCGGATCATCGACGTGGTCCGGGACGAGCTGGGGCTGCGCGAGGAGCAGGTCGGCGCCTCCCGCCGGGTGCTCGCCGAGCACGGCAACTGCTCCTCGGCCACCGTCCTGCTCGTGCTGCAGGAGCTCGCCGACGTCGACGGGCCGATCGTGGCGATGGCGTTCGGCCCGGGCCTGACGCTGTACGCGGCGCTGCTGCTCCCCGCCTGA
- a CDS encoding methyltransferase domain-containing protein yields the protein MRDSVLPRNDPAQYEELADQWWDPSGGFAALHWLAASRAEHVPPAAPPGALLVDLACGGGLMGPHVARLGYRHVGVDLGFEGLRTARSHGVLPVRGSVLAVPLADGCADVVVAGEILEHVEDDVAVLAECARLLRPGGVLVIDTLAATRIGRFLTVTVAERLPGGPPPGIHDPALFVDRERLLAAADRLGLDLRLVGLRPSLRDAVAWRLGRRGGVRMKPIRSTAVIFAGYGRKR from the coding sequence GTGCGAGACAGCGTCCTACCGCGCAACGACCCCGCCCAGTACGAGGAGCTCGCCGACCAGTGGTGGGACCCCTCGGGCGGGTTCGCCGCGCTCCACTGGCTGGCGGCCTCGCGGGCCGAGCACGTCCCGCCCGCGGCTCCGCCGGGCGCCCTCCTGGTCGACCTCGCCTGCGGCGGCGGGCTCATGGGCCCCCACGTGGCCCGCCTGGGCTACCGGCACGTCGGCGTCGATCTCGGGTTCGAGGGCTTGCGGACGGCGCGCAGCCACGGCGTGCTCCCGGTACGTGGCTCGGTGCTGGCGGTTCCCCTGGCCGACGGCTGCGCCGACGTCGTCGTCGCCGGTGAGATCCTGGAGCACGTCGAGGACGACGTCGCGGTGCTGGCCGAGTGCGCCCGCCTGCTGCGGCCCGGTGGCGTGCTGGTGATCGACACGCTCGCCGCCACGCGGATCGGCCGCTTCCTCACCGTGACCGTCGCCGAGCGGCTGCCCGGCGGCCCGCCGCCCGGGATCCACGACCCCGCGCTCTTCGTGGACCGCGAGCGGCTGCTCGCCGCCGCCGACCGGCTCGGCCTGGACCTCCGCCTGGTCGGCCTGCGGCCCTCGCTCCGCGACGCGGTCGCCTGGCGGTTGGGCCGCCGCGGCGGTGTGCGGATGAAGCCGATCCGGTCCACGGCGGTCATCTTCGCCGGGTACGGGCGCAAGCGGTGA
- a CDS encoding ribokinase, whose amino-acid sequence MSVTVVGSLNEDVLVAVDRLPGRGETVVGRSAALVPGGKGANQAAAAGLLGGRGDHTVHMVGRVGDDPSGDRQLAALTGSRVNVSRVLRTIGTPTGTATIPVEEASGENLIVVVPGANAELTPADVDTPSVRSARVLLLQLEVPLPSVEAAARAATGTVVLTPAPPRPLPAALLERVDVLVPNEHELVQLAGEKPGERSPAELVGLARRVTAGAVVVTLGARGALVVPGDGPALLQAPPPVTVVDTTGAGDCFSGALGQALAAGFGLPDAVRYAVAAAALSTTGAGARGALPDDDAVRRLLPRVPAATPVG is encoded by the coding sequence GTGTCCGTCACCGTCGTCGGCAGCCTGAACGAGGACGTGCTGGTGGCCGTCGACCGGCTGCCCGGCCGCGGGGAGACGGTCGTGGGCCGGTCCGCGGCTCTGGTCCCCGGAGGGAAGGGCGCCAACCAGGCCGCCGCCGCCGGGCTGCTGGGTGGCCGGGGGGACCACACCGTGCACATGGTCGGGCGGGTGGGCGACGACCCATCCGGAGACCGGCAGCTGGCCGCGCTGACCGGGTCGCGGGTGAACGTCAGCCGGGTGCTGCGCACCATCGGCACACCGACCGGGACCGCGACGATCCCGGTGGAGGAGGCCAGCGGCGAGAACCTGATCGTGGTCGTCCCCGGGGCCAACGCCGAGCTGACCCCGGCCGACGTCGACACCCCCTCGGTGCGCTCGGCGCGGGTGCTGCTCCTCCAGCTGGAGGTGCCGCTGCCGTCGGTCGAGGCGGCGGCACGGGCGGCGACCGGCACGGTGGTGCTCACCCCCGCGCCGCCCCGCCCGCTCCCGGCCGCGCTGCTGGAGCGGGTGGACGTCCTGGTGCCCAACGAGCACGAGTTGGTGCAGCTGGCCGGCGAGAAGCCCGGCGAGCGCTCCCCCGCCGAGCTCGTGGGCCTGGCGCGCCGGGTGACGGCGGGCGCGGTGGTGGTCACCCTGGGCGCCCGCGGTGCCCTCGTCGTGCCCGGCGACGGCCCGGCCCTGCTGCAGGCGCCGCCGCCGGTGACCGTCGTCGACACCACCGGCGCCGGCGACTGCTTCTCGGGGGCGCTGGGACAGGCGCTGGCGGCCGGGTTCGGGCTGCCGGACGCCGTGCGGTACGCCGTCGCCGCCGCGGCGCTGTCCACGACCGGCGCCGGAGCGCGCGGGGCGCTGCCCGATGACGACGCCGTGCGGCGGCTGCTCCCGCGCGTCCCCGCCGCCACCCCGGTCGGCTGA